The following coding sequences lie in one Desulfovibrio sp. TomC genomic window:
- a CDS encoding NAD(P)-dependent oxidoreductase, translating into MPAHGLHRIRRRRAPQALPGHAAHAAQVLPADLDPRGARETSLAERASGDSRRMGRKRWSTEVTMETVGIVGTGVMGRTVGAAFLEHGLSVHGYDAFASCREKGRDMGIAMHGSLGELARATDRIILFLPGPTEIAACVSGPEGLLDSAAPGTVIIDMCTSAPHTTRDMAKAAKQKGVDYLDAPVLGRPATVGKWALPVGGDIEACRRVEPLLRLIAAHVVHMGDSGAGHKVKLLNQMMFGAINGMTAEMMAVAQKVGIEPGQLYDVITASQAGTVSNLFRELGQRVSDERYGDPTFTVALLAKDVRLGVDMAEQAGAPPLLGRTVDFLNRTSCAQGYGDEDTSVMWKCLGNLWKGGH; encoded by the coding sequence ATGCCTGCTCATGGACTTCATCGAATCCGGCGACGGCGTGCCCCGCAGGCTCTGCCTGGACACGCAGCTCATGCTGCGCAAGTCCTGCCGGCCGATCTAGATCCGCGCGGCGCAAGGGAGACCTCTCTGGCGGAAAGGGCATCTGGCGACAGCCGGCGCATGGGCCGGAAACGATGGAGTACAGAGGTTACTATGGAAACGGTAGGCATTGTCGGAACCGGTGTCATGGGGCGGACCGTTGGCGCCGCTTTTCTGGAGCATGGCTTGTCTGTCCACGGCTACGACGCCTTCGCCTCGTGCCGGGAAAAGGGCCGGGACATGGGCATCGCCATGCACGGGAGCTTGGGCGAACTGGCCCGGGCCACGGACCGCATCATCCTGTTCCTGCCGGGCCCGACGGAGATCGCCGCTTGCGTGAGCGGCCCGGAGGGGCTGCTGGACTCGGCCGCGCCGGGAACGGTCATCATCGACATGTGCACGAGCGCGCCGCACACCACCCGGGACATGGCCAAAGCGGCCAAGCAAAAGGGCGTGGACTACCTGGACGCCCCGGTCCTCGGCCGGCCGGCCACCGTCGGCAAATGGGCCTTGCCGGTCGGCGGCGACATCGAAGCCTGCCGGCGGGTCGAACCGCTGCTGCGCCTGATCGCCGCCCATGTCGTGCATATGGGCGACAGCGGCGCCGGCCACAAGGTCAAGCTGCTCAACCAGATGATGTTCGGGGCCATCAACGGCATGACCGCCGAGATGATGGCCGTGGCGCAGAAGGTCGGCATCGAGCCGGGACAACTCTACGACGTCATCACCGCCAGCCAGGCCGGCACCGTCAGCAATCTCTTTCGCGAACTCGGCCAGCGCGTGAGCGACGAACGCTACGGCGACCCCACCTTCACCGTGGCCCTTTTGGCCAAGGACGTGCGCCTGGGCGTGGATATGGCCGAACAAGCCGGCGCGCCGCCGCTTCTCGGCCGCACCGTGGATTTCCTCAACCGGACGTCCTGCGCCCAGGGCTACGGCGACGAGGACACCTCCGTCATGTGGAAATGCCTGGGCAATCTCTGGAAGGGAGGGCACTAA
- a CDS encoding TetR/AcrR family transcriptional regulator, with amino-acid sequence MGRKKTSELDAVATKQSIVATAERLFRDIGYAKTTVADIAKALGMSPANVYRYFPTKAAINEAICDRLVHSIEAESWESLGEEGTATERLTRFIVAYHTIIKRSIIKEKKLYDMVAVAMDEHWDVVQQHSYRMCNYISIILEQGMAAGEFRRMDGYKMAIALHEALTVFLYPSLLEHRVNESDGGSSMLEELEQLLDLLFYGLSAKA; translated from the coding sequence ATGGGACGTAAAAAAACTTCCGAGCTCGATGCCGTAGCGACCAAGCAGAGCATTGTTGCCACGGCCGAGCGGCTTTTCCGGGATATAGGATACGCCAAGACCACCGTGGCTGACATTGCCAAAGCCCTGGGCATGAGCCCGGCCAATGTCTATCGCTATTTCCCCACCAAGGCAGCCATAAACGAAGCGATCTGCGACCGGCTGGTGCACAGTATCGAAGCCGAAAGCTGGGAATCGCTTGGTGAAGAGGGAACGGCGACGGAGAGGCTGACCCGCTTTATCGTCGCCTACCATACCATCATCAAGCGCAGCATTATCAAGGAGAAAAAGCTCTACGATATGGTTGCCGTGGCCATGGACGAACATTGGGATGTCGTACAACAACACAGTTACCGTATGTGCAATTATATCAGTATCATTCTTGAGCAAGGAATGGCCGCCGGAGAATTCCGAAGAATGGACGGCTATAAAATGGCAATCGCCCTCCATGAAGCTCTGACAGTTTTCCTGTATCCATCACTGCTTGAACATCGGGTGAATGAAAGCGACGGTGGCAGCAGTATGCTGGAGGAGCTTGAACAACTCCTTGATCTCCTTTTTTACGGCCTCAGCGCCAAAGCCTGA
- a CDS encoding LacI family DNA-binding transcriptional regulator, which translates to MAQITIQDVAQLAGVSPATVSRALHSPHLVSKATRENIERIIRENNYIYNAGAADLSRRKSSVLGVFIPTTGGTVFASTVGAIEEYAYERGFPVMVSNTRYDPDIEEVLLHKCLERRLAGVILTGYCQANESLILSLAEKGLPCLVAWEILPESVPLSYVGIDNFQAAFKATEYLLGLGHRRIGLIVGPRSGILRAKRRYDGFVAAMEAHGIPCDPASIIECRPTMLNGKEAMGRLLHQPNPPTAVFAASDFLAIGALAAIREFGLRVPEDISLMGFDDIEFTNYTSPPLSTVHVPSWDIGHLAVCLLMDFIESGDGVPRRLCLDTQLMLRKSCRPI; encoded by the coding sequence ATGGCGCAGATCACCATCCAGGACGTTGCCCAATTGGCCGGAGTATCGCCGGCCACGGTGTCGCGGGCCCTACATTCCCCCCATCTCGTCAGCAAGGCGACCCGCGAGAACATCGAACGCATCATTCGCGAAAACAATTACATATACAATGCCGGCGCCGCGGATCTCTCCCGCAGGAAATCCTCGGTCCTGGGCGTGTTCATTCCCACCACCGGCGGCACCGTCTTCGCCAGCACCGTTGGGGCCATCGAGGAATACGCCTACGAGCGGGGCTTCCCCGTCATGGTCAGCAACACCCGCTACGATCCCGATATCGAAGAGGTGCTGCTGCACAAATGCTTGGAACGCCGTCTGGCCGGCGTGATCCTCACCGGTTACTGCCAGGCCAACGAGTCGCTCATCCTCTCCTTGGCCGAAAAGGGCCTGCCCTGCCTGGTGGCCTGGGAAATCCTCCCCGAGTCGGTGCCGCTGAGCTATGTGGGCATTGACAACTTTCAGGCGGCCTTCAAGGCTACGGAGTATCTTCTGGGCCTGGGCCATCGTCGCATTGGGCTGATCGTGGGGCCGCGCTCGGGCATCTTGCGGGCCAAGAGGCGTTACGACGGCTTCGTGGCGGCCATGGAGGCCCACGGCATCCCCTGCGATCCCGCCTCCATCATCGAATGCCGGCCCACCATGCTCAACGGCAAGGAGGCCATGGGCCGCCTGCTCCACCAGCCCAATCCCCCCACGGCCGTGTTCGCCGCCAGCGACTTTCTGGCCATCGGCGCCCTGGCGGCCATCCGCGAGTTCGGACTGCGGGTGCCTGAAGACATTTCCCTGATGGGCTTCGACGACATCGAATTCACCAATTACACCTCCCCGCCGCTGTCCACGGTGCACGTCCCGAGCTGGGATATCGGCCATCTCGCCGTATGCCTGCTCATGGACTTCATCGAATCCGGCGACGGCGTGCCCCGCAGGCTCTGCCTGGACACGCAGCTCATGCTGCGCAAGTCCTGCCGGCCGATCTAG
- a CDS encoding ABC transporter substrate-binding protein — protein sequence MHRAHRFLAIIFCGMLVLACASAPAFAADPAASGAKTTFGLKPYEKKQVLRVGFFAGSPLSIPFYIADKEGFFKELNIELKYETFTNGPAMMEANANWDIGGCGLGGMLAGMVGYNLRVIGISDYEKNLALFVRPDSPLAKDAKNPDNWKGTTWLYPLGTTAQATLVAALKNVGLGLSDVKSVNMDVASALTGFTGKQGDGLGVWNAIAFTADDKGFVRIADARSLDVMAPCATLATEQSLKEKKELLTTAYLVFHLTCQWIKANDANLKKAAHYFQENCEEEGIACTPTIAQRVMEWFAGQPLKQAIDTMTVATTDTSGLYTGIPLTQAQREIFSGMDFFISQNKYSAQDKEKIIKEHLIDPAIAEAAKQVMQAQGLAAQ from the coding sequence ATGCACAGAGCACACCGTTTCTTGGCCATCATTTTTTGCGGCATGCTGGTGTTGGCCTGCGCCAGCGCCCCCGCCTTTGCCGCCGACCCCGCCGCCAGTGGCGCCAAAACAACCTTCGGCCTCAAGCCCTATGAGAAAAAACAGGTGCTGCGGGTAGGTTTTTTTGCCGGCTCCCCCTTGTCCATCCCCTTCTACATCGCCGACAAGGAAGGCTTTTTCAAGGAACTCAACATCGAACTGAAGTACGAAACGTTCACCAACGGACCAGCCATGATGGAGGCCAACGCCAACTGGGACATCGGCGGTTGCGGCCTGGGCGGCATGCTGGCCGGCATGGTCGGCTACAACCTGCGGGTCATCGGCATCTCTGATTACGAAAAGAACCTGGCCCTGTTCGTGCGCCCCGACAGCCCCCTGGCCAAGGACGCGAAAAATCCGGACAACTGGAAGGGTACCACCTGGCTCTATCCCTTGGGCACCACGGCCCAGGCCACCCTCGTGGCGGCGCTCAAAAATGTCGGGCTCGGGCTTTCGGACGTCAAGTCCGTCAACATGGACGTGGCCAGCGCCCTGACGGGCTTCACGGGCAAGCAGGGCGACGGCCTGGGCGTGTGGAACGCCATCGCCTTCACCGCCGACGACAAGGGCTTCGTGCGCATCGCCGACGCCCGCAGCCTCGACGTCATGGCCCCCTGCGCCACCCTGGCCACCGAGCAGTCCCTCAAGGAGAAAAAGGAACTGCTCACCACCGCCTACCTCGTCTTCCACCTCACCTGCCAGTGGATCAAGGCCAACGACGCCAACCTCAAGAAGGCGGCCCACTACTTCCAGGAAAACTGCGAGGAGGAAGGCATCGCCTGCACGCCGACCATCGCCCAGCGCGTCATGGAGTGGTTCGCCGGACAGCCGCTCAAGCAGGCCATCGACACCATGACCGTGGCCACCACGGACACCAGCGGCCTCTACACGGGGATTCCCCTCACCCAGGCCCAGCGCGAGATCTTCTCCGGCATGGATTTCTTCATCTCCCAAAACAAGTACAGCGCCCAGGACAAGGAAAAAATCATCAAGGAGCACCTGATTGATCCGGCCATCGCCGAAGCGGCGAAGCAGGTGATGCAGGCGCAGGGCCTTGCCGCGCAGTAA
- a CDS encoding efflux RND transporter periplasmic adaptor subunit has protein sequence MFCLLLPGCQEADGNRPTVPVVRTMRVSLDSGVENRTYSGVIVARHEVEESFRVGGRIEKRLVDVGDRVQAGQMLAGLDEKDLRLATESTLAEWKAAISNQEQAATEERRYTTLLARHVVSQSEYDLKHLAGDEARARLEKAERTHKLAVSQLGYAKLLASTDGVVTKVSAEAGQVVSMGQSVVAVAKDGALEVQADIPERRLQDIKNTTAEITLWSNRDVHYRAVLRETAPAADPATRTYAVRYSLPDTDGAVRLGMTATLRLAAPASGRIFRIPTSALFNQGGGPGVWIVEPQTGRLALRPVTIDHYSDRDAFVLGQLANGEAIVTSGVQKLDAGMTVRLADAPKEGDK, from the coding sequence GTGTTTTGCCTCTTGCTGCCCGGCTGCCAGGAAGCCGACGGCAACCGTCCGACTGTTCCTGTGGTCAGGACCATGCGGGTCAGTCTGGATTCGGGCGTTGAAAACCGTACCTATTCCGGCGTGATCGTGGCGCGCCATGAGGTGGAGGAGTCCTTCCGGGTGGGGGGGCGAATCGAAAAACGTCTCGTGGATGTTGGAGACCGCGTCCAGGCCGGGCAGATGCTGGCCGGCCTCGATGAAAAGGACCTGCGGTTGGCTACGGAAAGCACCCTGGCGGAATGGAAGGCCGCGATTTCCAATCAGGAGCAGGCCGCCACCGAGGAACGGCGCTATACCACGCTGCTGGCCCGGCATGTGGTCAGCCAGTCCGAATACGATCTGAAACACCTTGCCGGCGATGAGGCCCGGGCGCGTCTGGAGAAGGCGGAGCGAACCCACAAGCTGGCCGTGAGCCAGCTGGGCTACGCCAAGCTCCTGGCCAGCACGGACGGGGTGGTCACCAAGGTGAGCGCCGAGGCCGGGCAGGTCGTGTCCATGGGTCAGAGCGTTGTGGCCGTAGCCAAGGACGGTGCGCTGGAAGTCCAGGCAGACATTCCCGAACGGCGGCTGCAGGACATTAAGAATACCACAGCGGAAATCACGCTCTGGTCGAACCGGGACGTACACTACCGGGCTGTGCTGCGGGAAACCGCTCCGGCCGCTGATCCGGCCACCCGGACCTATGCCGTACGCTATTCGCTGCCGGACACCGACGGCGCGGTACGACTGGGCATGACGGCGACCCTGCGTCTGGCAGCTCCCGCCAGCGGACGTATCTTCCGCATTCCGACCAGCGCCCTTTTTAACCAGGGCGGCGGCCCTGGCGTGTGGATTGTCGAACCGCAGACCGGGCGACTGGCGCTTCGGCCGGTGACGATTGACCACTACTCCGACAGGGATGCCTTCGTACTCGGGCAGCTTGCCAACGGCGAGGCCATTGTCACCTCCGGCGTCCAGAAGCTCGATGCCGGCATGACCGTCCGTCTGGCCGACGCGCCGAAGGAGGGCGACAAGTAA
- a CDS encoding glutaredoxin family protein, which yields MMIFIIYHFTSQDHFSPLIDSINLQCFKVYTVKFGDDSASVTLPGEPSVPQFGHQDSRTWAKENNKNLRLDDIGQELAERIFNAVPDSMKFTDIFELINFPTIPGRTTRKGARSRQLSLTLRLETEIRKYRIAPQRVRHAQGASMLPHVKIFTLSTCSHCTQAKEYLEARKVPYDSVSVDLTVGDERTQALDTIRRLNPELTFPTIIIGDKTVIGFRPDGIAAALREYGWETDLPGDTWQQP from the coding sequence ATGATGATTTTTATAATTTATCATTTTACAAGTCAAGACCATTTTTCCCCGCTGATTGACAGCATAAATTTACAATGTTTTAAAGTATATACGGTGAAGTTCGGCGACGATTCCGCCAGCGTTACGCTTCCAGGAGAACCGTCCGTACCCCAGTTCGGCCATCAGGATTCCCGGACATGGGCGAAAGAGAACAACAAAAATCTACGGCTCGACGACATAGGACAGGAGCTAGCCGAAAGAATATTTAATGCAGTGCCGGATTCAATGAAATTCACCGACATTTTTGAGCTGATAAATTTCCCTACCATCCCCGGCCGGACAACACGGAAGGGAGCTCGAAGCCGCCAGCTGTCCTTGACCCTGCGCCTTGAAACAGAGATACGAAAGTATCGCATCGCACCACAACGTGTCCGTCACGCTCAAGGAGCCTCTATGCTTCCCCATGTCAAAATATTTACCCTCTCCACCTGCTCGCACTGCACCCAGGCCAAAGAGTACCTCGAAGCGCGGAAGGTTCCCTATGACAGCGTCAGCGTGGATTTGACGGTCGGCGACGAGCGCACCCAGGCCCTCGACACCATACGCAGACTCAACCCGGAGCTGACATTTCCCACCATCATCATTGGTGACAAGACCGTTATTGGCTTTCGTCCAGACGGGATTGCAGCCGCCCTCAGAGAATACGGCTGGGAAACGGACCTTCCGGGCGATACATGGCAGCAACCGTAA
- a CDS encoding alkaline phosphatase family protein — MAKAKKLLMLGVDAALPDYVKRFAAEGSLPNIARLMQGGFSTRVIPTFPPLTAAAWCAIVTGAGPGTCGIPSLMVRMPGEELNSWQTSFDKRLLMAETLWESENRVGRRVALINWPVTWPMELPEEHGIQIAASLNPPFRYFYMPLWDVAGSAVFAPEKLPCDQVPGRAVPVAPTPATDWKNLPASALPPLEFTIDVPPVYAKGPRYHVVITASGAAGYDAMTIAPSKDAAKAVAVLSPGGWSDWIEEDFTDKDGKPRRGRFRLHLAALSADATAFHLFHSAVNTAESYTLPPSITPEVEAAAGPYIEVDDPWSFMDGWLELPTYMDQLRQLADWWGGATKYALQREDIDSVYTWVGTVDHLQHVMYGALDPSSPHYDPQRVEYWTDILRQGYVQVDNAVGRILKDVDLDETLVVLVSDHGFSALASSPYMKKFLKEAGLLAYTIDPATGEMVIDWSKTKCFPLEPCHAHLFVNLRGRDPHGCVDPADYEKVQNEIIDALLAWRDPETGERVVEVALPRQLASQFGVYERQGFERVGDVLFAIRRRYMNCPFVYRAAVKYRDGTERVIESPEMFEPAVLGRHFTGVHTALPHEPDMHCLLVMHGPGVAAVERDIPANIIDIAPTVAALLGVPQPKDCEGNVMGAAVASGPE, encoded by the coding sequence ATGGCAAAAGCGAAAAAACTGCTCATGCTTGGCGTTGACGCCGCCTTGCCGGATTACGTCAAGCGGTTCGCCGCGGAAGGGAGCCTGCCCAACATCGCCCGCCTCATGCAAGGCGGATTCAGCACCCGCGTCATCCCCACCTTCCCGCCGCTCACCGCGGCGGCCTGGTGCGCCATCGTCACCGGAGCCGGCCCCGGCACCTGCGGCATCCCCAGCCTCATGGTGCGCATGCCCGGCGAGGAGCTCAACTCCTGGCAAACCTCCTTCGACAAACGCCTGCTGATGGCCGAGACCCTCTGGGAAAGCGAAAACAGGGTCGGCCGCCGGGTGGCCCTGATCAACTGGCCCGTCACCTGGCCCATGGAGCTCCCCGAGGAGCACGGCATCCAGATCGCCGCCTCGCTCAACCCTCCCTTCCGCTATTTTTACATGCCCCTTTGGGACGTGGCCGGCAGCGCGGTCTTCGCGCCGGAAAAGCTCCCCTGCGACCAGGTTCCCGGCCGGGCCGTGCCGGTCGCCCCGACGCCGGCGACGGACTGGAAAAATCTCCCCGCAAGCGCCCTGCCGCCCCTGGAATTCACCATCGACGTCCCGCCGGTCTACGCCAAGGGGCCGCGCTACCACGTCGTGATCACCGCCAGCGGCGCGGCCGGCTACGACGCCATGACCATCGCCCCGTCCAAGGATGCGGCCAAGGCCGTGGCCGTGCTGTCCCCGGGCGGCTGGAGCGACTGGATCGAAGAGGATTTCACGGACAAGGACGGCAAGCCCCGCCGGGGCCGCTTCCGCCTCCACCTGGCCGCCCTGTCGGCCGACGCCACGGCCTTCCATCTCTTCCACAGCGCGGTCAACACCGCCGAGTCCTATACCCTGCCCCCGTCCATCACCCCCGAGGTCGAGGCCGCGGCCGGCCCCTACATCGAGGTGGACGACCCCTGGTCCTTCATGGACGGCTGGCTGGAACTGCCCACCTACATGGACCAGCTGCGCCAACTGGCCGACTGGTGGGGCGGGGCCACGAAGTACGCCTTGCAGCGCGAGGACATCGACTCGGTCTACACCTGGGTCGGCACCGTGGACCACCTGCAGCACGTCATGTACGGGGCGCTCGATCCCTCCTCGCCCCATTACGATCCGCAACGGGTGGAATATTGGACGGATATACTGCGCCAGGGCTACGTCCAGGTGGACAATGCCGTCGGCCGCATCCTCAAGGACGTCGACCTGGACGAAACCCTTGTGGTCCTGGTGTCCGACCATGGCTTTTCCGCCCTGGCCTCAAGTCCCTACATGAAAAAATTCCTCAAGGAAGCCGGGCTGCTCGCCTATACCATCGATCCCGCCACCGGAGAGATGGTCATCGACTGGAGCAAGACCAAGTGCTTCCCCCTGGAACCCTGCCACGCCCATCTCTTTGTCAACCTACGCGGCCGCGATCCGCATGGCTGCGTCGATCCGGCTGACTACGAAAAGGTGCAAAACGAGATCATCGACGCCCTGCTCGCCTGGCGCGATCCGGAAACCGGCGAACGCGTCGTGGAGGTCGCCCTGCCGCGACAGTTGGCCTCCCAGTTCGGCGTGTACGAGCGCCAGGGATTCGAGCGCGTGGGCGACGTGCTGTTCGCCATCCGCCGCCGGTACATGAACTGCCCCTTCGTCTACCGCGCGGCCGTCAAATACCGTGACGGCACCGAGCGCGTCATCGAAAGCCCGGAGATGTTCGAACCGGCCGTTCTCGGACGCCATTTCACGGGCGTGCACACCGCCCTCCCCCACGAACCGGACATGCACTGCCTGCTCGTCATGCACGGTCCCGGCGTGGCCGCCGTCGAACGCGACATTCCGGCCAACATCATCGACATCGCGCCTACCGTGGCCGCCCTGCTCGGCGTGCCGCAGCCCAAGGACTGCGAGGGCAACGTCATGGGCGCGGCCGTCGCGTCCGGCCCCGAATAA
- a CDS encoding sulfite exporter TauE/SafE family protein, with amino-acid sequence MVALAVTVFVVGVLTGFTGVGGVLVIPALQAAAGLPVQTAMATAMCSFFVVGGLAVWLQQRRHAIDWAPARPLALAAAVSSLLGAVVNSRAPVELLNLSLSLLIIFAGASALFPFRRGTLVRYDGRLARHKAIMAGIGAGVGFFSGLTGAGGPVLSIPIMVALGFPPLLSIAAGQVLQVAVAGSGTLGNLLCGSIDFTVAAWISVLQSAGLVIGIRLSHRVAPHRLRQIVASVCLLVGLYGFMRHLALF; translated from the coding sequence ATGGTGGCTTTGGCCGTGACCGTGTTTGTCGTCGGCGTGTTGACCGGCTTTACGGGTGTGGGCGGCGTCCTGGTCATTCCGGCTCTGCAGGCCGCCGCCGGCCTCCCCGTGCAGACCGCCATGGCCACCGCCATGTGCAGCTTCTTCGTCGTGGGGGGGCTGGCCGTTTGGCTCCAGCAACGACGCCATGCCATCGACTGGGCCCCGGCCCGGCCCTTGGCCCTGGCCGCCGCCGTATCGAGCCTGCTTGGGGCCGTGGTCAACTCCCGCGCTCCGGTCGAGCTCCTCAACCTGAGCCTGTCGTTGCTCATCATTTTTGCCGGGGCATCGGCGCTGTTTCCGTTTCGGCGCGGCACCCTCGTCCGTTACGACGGCCGCCTGGCGCGTCACAAGGCGATCATGGCCGGCATCGGTGCCGGCGTGGGGTTTTTTTCGGGTCTGACCGGGGCGGGCGGCCCCGTCCTGTCCATACCGATCATGGTGGCCTTGGGCTTCCCGCCGTTACTCTCCATCGCTGCCGGACAGGTGCTGCAAGTGGCGGTGGCCGGCAGCGGCACGCTGGGTAATCTTCTTTGCGGGTCCATAGATTTCACGGTGGCGGCCTGGATATCGGTCTTGCAGTCCGCCGGGCTTGTCATTGGCATCCGCCTGTCGCATCGCGTCGCGCCCCATCGTCTCCGGCAGATCGTCGCCAGCGTTTGCTTGCTTGTGGGGCTGTACGGTTTCATGCGGCACCTTGCGTTGTTTTGA
- a CDS encoding ABC transporter permease, producing MTQPPSAARLSEAERVALVKRQKQKDKQTAIALSVLGILGFLLIWQAIAASGLLSERFLASPIEIVRLFFVKLVDPSPDGAVLGVNILSSLTVALTGFGLAIVIGVPLGLLMGWYKAFDSFMRPIFEIIRPIPPVSWIPLTIVWLGIDLQAKAFIVFFAAFVPCLINSYTGIRQTNPALINVAKTCGASNFTIFLKVGCPSAMTMVFAGIRVALGNSWATLVAAEMLAADSGLGYMIIMGRQFARADIVILGIAVIGVIGTLFVALLDLVENRVLGWKKQ from the coding sequence ATGACACAACCACCGTCCGCGGCCCGGCTCAGCGAGGCCGAACGCGTCGCACTGGTGAAGCGCCAGAAACAAAAGGACAAACAAACCGCCATCGCGCTGTCTGTCCTGGGCATCCTGGGGTTTTTGCTCATCTGGCAGGCCATTGCGGCGTCCGGATTGCTGTCGGAACGTTTCCTGGCTTCGCCCATTGAGATCGTCCGCTTGTTTTTCGTGAAGCTTGTCGATCCGAGTCCGGACGGCGCCGTCCTTGGCGTCAACATCCTGTCGAGCCTCACCGTGGCCCTGACGGGTTTTGGGCTGGCCATCGTCATCGGGGTTCCCCTGGGGCTGCTCATGGGCTGGTACAAGGCCTTCGACAGCTTCATGCGCCCGATCTTCGAGATCATCCGGCCCATCCCGCCCGTGTCCTGGATTCCCCTGACCATCGTCTGGCTCGGCATCGACCTCCAGGCCAAGGCCTTCATCGTGTTCTTCGCCGCGTTCGTGCCCTGCCTCATCAATTCCTACACGGGCATCCGCCAGACGAACCCGGCGCTTATCAACGTGGCCAAGACCTGCGGCGCGTCCAACTTCACCATCTTCCTGAAAGTGGGCTGTCCCTCGGCCATGACCATGGTCTTCGCCGGCATCCGCGTGGCTCTCGGCAACTCCTGGGCGACCTTGGTCGCGGCCGAGATGCTCGCGGCGGACAGCGGGCTTGGCTACATGATCATCATGGGCCGCCAGTTCGCCCGGGCCGACATCGTCATCTTGGGCATCGCGGTCATCGGCGTCATCGGTACCTTGTTCGTGGCGCTGCTTGATCTGGTGGAAAACAGGGTCCTGGGGTGGAAAAAGCAATGA
- a CDS encoding ABC transporter permease has product MKTPVIMSKMERHELRWQRIRMVLPFVSVALLLALWVFVSHGEHARFPSPTATWDRFVLIMEHPIKGLNIFGHVWASLQRVCIALVCAWVFGIGFGILTGWYRKSDSLLTPLFTAFRSIPPLAWIPLITIWFGLGEFPKILLVFIGAIPAIVVNTHAGMRYVQKIYLDVGTIFNANARQKLYKIAIPSSLDAIFAGIRTSTSAAWMVVLAAEMLGGKSGVGFLIIRGMDSLDMPLVLLSMIFIGLVGALLAVVTQLTELILCPWMKKSSS; this is encoded by the coding sequence ATGAAAACACCAGTTATCATGAGCAAAATGGAGCGGCACGAGCTCAGGTGGCAACGCATCCGCATGGTGCTGCCCTTCGTGTCCGTCGCCCTGCTGCTGGCCTTGTGGGTCTTTGTCTCCCACGGCGAACACGCCAGATTCCCCTCGCCCACAGCCACCTGGGACCGCTTCGTGCTGATCATGGAGCATCCCATCAAGGGACTCAACATCTTCGGCCATGTCTGGGCCAGCCTGCAACGGGTGTGCATCGCCCTGGTCTGCGCCTGGGTGTTCGGCATCGGCTTTGGCATCCTGACCGGCTGGTACCGGAAAAGCGACTCCCTGCTCACGCCGCTTTTCACCGCCTTCCGGTCGATACCGCCCCTGGCCTGGATTCCGCTGATCACCATCTGGTTCGGACTGGGGGAATTTCCCAAAATCCTGCTGGTCTTCATCGGCGCCATCCCGGCCATCGTGGTCAACACCCACGCCGGCATGCGCTACGTCCAGAAAATCTACCTGGACGTGGGCACCATCTTCAACGCCAACGCCCGCCAGAAGCTCTACAAGATCGCCATTCCTTCGTCCCTGGACGCCATTTTCGCCGGCATCCGCACCTCCACCAGCGCGGCCTGGATGGTGGTGCTCGCGGCCGAGATGCTCGGCGGCAAATCGGGCGTGGGCTTTCTCATCATCCGGGGAATGGACTCCCTGGACATGCCGCTGGTGCTGCTCTCCATGATCTTCATCGGACTGGTCGGAGCCCTTCTTGCGGTGGTCACCCAACTTACGGAGTTGATACTGTGTCCATGGATGAAAAAATCCTCAAGCTGA